The Pseudomonadota bacterium genome includes a window with the following:
- a CDS encoding haloacid dehalogenase type II: MPYPVYIFDAYGTLFDVHAAVRRYADQIGPDGARLSAIWREKQLEYSWVRALAGRYKDFWQLTEEALETAFALVPSVDRSYRDDLLAAYSRLDCYPEVPSVLRTLVDGGAKLAILSNGSPQMLEGAVEAAGIGALLDEVLSVDTLKTYKAHPDVYDLVTGHFRAFPDTVSFQSSNRWDVAGATAFGFRTVWINRAGMPDEYIDLSPAAVLSSLEGLDAL; encoded by the coding sequence ATGCCTTACCCGGTCTACATCTTCGACGCCTATGGCACCCTGTTTGACGTTCACGCTGCTGTTCGACGGTATGCCGACCAGATTGGTCCTGATGGCGCGAGGCTGTCGGCGATCTGGCGCGAGAAGCAACTTGAATACTCATGGGTACGGGCGCTTGCGGGCCGGTACAAGGATTTCTGGCAGCTGACGGAAGAGGCGCTTGAGACCGCCTTTGCGCTCGTGCCCAGCGTCGACCGCTCCTATCGAGATGATTTGCTGGCCGCTTATTCGCGGCTCGATTGCTACCCCGAAGTGCCGAGCGTTTTGCGGACGTTGGTGGATGGTGGCGCAAAACTTGCCATCCTGTCGAACGGATCCCCTCAGATGCTGGAAGGCGCGGTTGAAGCCGCCGGTATCGGGGCTCTCCTTGATGAAGTCCTGTCGGTTGATACGCTCAAGACCTACAAGGCGCACCCTGACGTCTACGATCTGGTCACGGGCCATTTCCGCGCCTTTCCCGACACCGTCTCCTTCCAGTCGTCGAACCGATGGGACGTGGCCGGTGCCACCGCCTTTGGCTTCAGGACGGTATGGATAAACCGCGCGGGGATGCCGGACGAATACATCGATCTGTCGCCCGCAGCCGTTCTGTCGAGCCTCGAAGGCTTGGACGCCCTATAG
- a CDS encoding TIGR00730 family Rossman fold protein translates to MGMRSVCVFCGSNPGNHTDYAAAAKALGAEIAGRGQTLVYGGAEVGLMGMVADAALAEGGDVVGIIPEALVAKELAHKRLTRLETVSSMHERKARMAELSDGFVNLPGGTGTLEEMFEVWTWGQLGFHAKPIGVLNVRGFYDPLLTFLDHQRDEGFVKPGLRDTLLVGDDPQTLLTEMAAYTPPVVHKWVEREAL, encoded by the coding sequence ATCGGCATGAGGTCGGTCTGCGTCTTTTGCGGGTCGAACCCTGGCAACCACACCGACTATGCAGCTGCCGCCAAGGCTCTGGGAGCGGAAATCGCGGGGCGAGGACAGACGCTCGTCTACGGCGGCGCGGAGGTCGGCCTGATGGGCATGGTGGCGGACGCAGCGCTGGCTGAAGGCGGCGACGTCGTTGGCATCATTCCCGAGGCTCTGGTCGCCAAGGAACTGGCGCATAAGCGCCTCACCCGGCTTGAGACGGTGTCATCCATGCATGAGCGCAAGGCGCGGATGGCCGAACTGTCCGATGGGTTCGTGAACTTGCCCGGGGGAACGGGAACCCTGGAAGAAATGTTCGAAGTTTGGACTTGGGGGCAACTTGGCTTTCATGCCAAGCCGATTGGCGTTCTCAATGTCCGAGGTTTCTATGACCCCTTGCTCACATTCCTCGACCATCAGCGGGACGAAGGTTTCGTCAAACCGGGCCTGCGGGACACGCTGCTTGTGGGCGATGATCCACAAACCTTGCTGACTGAGATGGCGGCCTACACGCCACCGGTGGTCCACAAATGGGTCGAGCGCGAGGCGCTATAG